AAGCTTGATCCCAGCAGTCTTAGTGAGAGCCTCATGAGCTGTAAGAGCTGCAACTGGTAAACCTGCAGCTTCAGCTGCAGAAACTTCAGGTGGCCTTATAACTGTCAAGCTCTCCTTAGCTACTGCAAACTCGGCTAGTGCACCTCCACTCTATAATTAATATTGCATAAAGTAAATTAATAacagaaaaaatattaatacagatgaaattgtaatgacaatatgatatatttataaCAAGTTAAACATTGAGGGTGGCTTTATCATAACAGCAAAGTCACTCTAATTGTGAGCTTGAGGTTATAGATTCAAGTCAAGAATAAGTTGATAAGATCCCTTGTCAAGCGAAAAAGGAAAGGGAGGGATGGTCGCTTTTGGGCCACTCGGCAAGAGGCCTGCACCTCAGGTAGAGTACGTCCTTCATAATTGCCTAATTGTGCGTGAGGGCTCTCAACCACATGGATTGTTTAATGTTTTCATCCTAAATGTGAATGCCCCTGAAGCTACCGGCATAATACTTAATAGAGAGACCCAATCTTGAGTGAAATAAATACAGCGACTTTGATCTTTTCAATAAAATCATTACTTAGTAAATCAACAAAGTACAAAGTAATGTCTCTTTCCCTTCAAATTTACCTACTACAGAATCAAAGTGATTATGATTTCCACCAGATAGACAACATAAAGCCTTAGCTAGTTCTTTTGTCTATTAATCACTGCATATATTGAGCGGAGAGTGCGAAGAAGTAAACCATTATCCACAGTGTCTGGCTTTATTAGGAAGCAGGGACACAATTCCTAAATAATGATTCTGATGATTCTAATCAAATACTAACATCTTACAACCTTAGGTTGGCTTCAAAAACAGTGAAAAGGAGGAGATATAAAAAAACACCAATCTTATGAGATGATTGAGAACTTACAGCATGAGTAAGAAAAGCAACAACTTTATCACCAGTTTTGAAATTTTTCACTCTTGCTCCCACCTCTAAGACCTCTCCTGCCACATCAGTACCTGTTGCAACAAAAAAATTATCGGCAATAATATCACATAATATGGTGTAATTTTACAGCAAAAACATCCAAcacatagagagagagagagagagaaggggaGGCTGGTTTAACCTGGAATGTGAGGGAATCTACGAGGCAAAAGAGGCGAGACGCCCTTCTGAATTTTCCAATCAAATGGATTTACACTGATTGCTTCTATCTTAAGCAAAACTTCATCTTTCTTTGGAGCAGGGACTGGAACTTCAACATGCTGCAACAAGCAAAAAGTAACTATTCTACTCAATCAATTATGTTCTGCTTTTTGACAAATATCTTTCAAGCATTCTGAGTATATACTTCCACATGTAAATTCAAGTTAAAGAATTTAACAAAACCCTAATACAGTAGAAGTAATAAAAAGCGAAATGAAAGCAACAGTGACCTTTAACCCAGCAGCACCTCCACCATAACGATCATATTGAAGGGCATGCATTAGCTTCCCAGCCATgtgcaaaaaaattaaattcgttTGGAAAGGGAGAGGATGATGTCTgaagaaagagtaggaagaaggaGAAGTACAAGGCGTACATAGGGCGGTGGGCTTTTATGGTGTGGCTATGCATTGCGGTGAGTGGCCATTGATTGGTGAGCAAGGAAGCATAGACACGGCGCAGTGCTGGTTTTTCTTGCATATTGATTAAGTCAATGGAAAACGACATAACAAAACCATCGAACATTTTTTGGTTGAAAATTTTGggaaaattcaaaatataaataagcgaattttattttattttcatgtgaactctacatatatatataattaaaattattaaatattaaatttacagatttattttattttattattttatttgtttatttattacttgcatatatatttatttaattaaaattttttaaaatttaaatttattatgattataaataaattaatctatttataaattattaaaaattaaactctgATAAAcgttctatttattttaattcatttattaaatgaattaaatttgaatttactaatattttattcaaatttaaaataaataactcaaatttaaaataatttaataaattaaatttaaattttttaaaatttaactcagTTCATTTAtacttctatttttttataaaataataaataatgagtttaataatattaaaattaaacatttatattaaaatttgttcaaaattaattaaaatgtatatacATATTTAATCTAACGGGATCTTACCCTTCATTTTATTCAACATTCAAACCCAGTGCTTTGCACAAAGCCACacaatttttacaaaataaatcaataaagaaaaagaaaattagtaGTCAAATGTGTACTCCATTGATTTCACAGTAAACCACAACCACAAGGTGCAAAAGCTTGCCTTTGACAATTGTGCGCTCACAAAAAATGCCTATCAATAcagattatatattaaattatgattaaagttttaattctttcaatattaaaaattaaaagaaaatcttaAAATGAGAAGGGTTTGTCACCTTCACAAAAGATCAGTGGGTTCACAACCATCACTACAAATAATGCCTTTCAAATACAACGTCGTTTGAAGCATCAAAGTCATACTATAGCACATTATCATTTACACACATGAAGAGTAAAACACAAAGCAGGATACAAACGTATAATGTCTGAGGGCAAGCTTATTTCACCGTACAATCCATGTCTTTGAATCTACATGGCTCATACATGCAACCTGTACATTGgcaagtaaatatttttaacagttTAAGGACACTATATCCATTTAAGGCTCGACAATGACCTTCCCAGTAGCATGGCCTCCAATACTCTTAGCCCACGCATATTCGGCCTCGCTCAAGGGGTGCTTTGAGTCGATAACTGTCTTGAGCTTCCCTGCCTTCACCTGTTTAACAAGATAATCCAGGTTCTCAGCCTTGGCAGTCAGAATCAGAGGCACTAGCTGTTTCTTGGCGCAGGTGACTTTCTTTACAGCACAAGTTATCATGGTATTAACGCCAGGAGTGATATCTATAACCTTCCCATTTTCACTCAAGTTAGGCTCAAAAGTACTCCAAGGAATCCCGCTGGTACAGTGGATCACTGCATCATATTTCCGCCCAGATGGGCTCTTCAGAGCTGCCCCTTCTGGAGTCTTGTAATCAAGAACCTCATCAGCCCCCAAACTCTTTACAAATTCCATGTTACGGGCTCCACAAGTGGCTGTCACATGTGCGTTTCCTAGCTTTGCCAGCTGAACTGCATAGTGACCTACACCACCTGAGGCAGCAGTTATCAGGATGTCAGCATGCTCGCCGCTCCCATCAAGCTTGATCCCAGCAGTCTTAGTGAGAGCCTCATGAGCTGTAAGACCGGCAACTAGCAAGCCTGATGCTTCTGCTGCTGAAACTTCAGGTGGCCTTGCAACTGTCAAGCTCTCCTTAGCCACTGCAAACTCAGCTAGTCCACCTCCAGTCTGTAATagcattagtataattaataacagAAGAAAGACTGATATAGATGGAATTTATAACTAGTACAAGATatacaacaaatcaaacatcaaTTTCCTGCAACTGTGCTTCGGTGTATCCAAAGAAATTATGAATCCTCCCCCACCCTTcacaaaaaggaaaataaactgAAGAGAGCTCAAGTCACCACATTCTTGGTTCCATGATCAACGAGAGCACCACAAGCGAGACAGTGAGAAACGACCAACAAAACCAAATTCAATTTGAGTATCACAACTACTGGTGGTGATCAAATCAATGTTGAAGTACTCAATAGTTTAGGAATGAAAGGACCACCGATGTTCATATCTGTACAACAACATCAATTTAATGTTGCCCCCAAGTCTAAAGTCCAAAATATGTATTCTTTCCATATAGTACTTCATTGTTTCAAGATCTAAAAGCAATGATCTAAGTAAATTAATTTGCAAAGTTCTCCCAGTCTTGGTTATTTCAGCATAACTTTAACTTTTGGAAGGACCAAGtataaatgataatttatttcACAATGGAGGTCAATGATTGCACTGATTCCCTAGTTCGGCAGTTTCTGAGGATTCCACGATTTGCCACCCAGGAAGCAGATAACATGGATACTAGGAGGTGCACACATTTGCTAGTGGTTAATTAAATGTGTCATTCTCAGGaaaattttaacatatgctTTTCAATTCTAGTAAACATGAAACTTCTGACGCCTCACCATTCTTACCACAACGTTTTTTCTGATTATTATCAAACATCTCATAAGGTTAATGTCAGTTTCACAAATAGAATTTGCTTGTGTGAATGAAAAACTTAAATAGTGAAAATGAGATTAAGGACGCCAATAAATCGAATCAATGATTAGCACATACAGCATGGCTAAGCATAGCAACAACTTTATCACCAGTTCTGAAATTTTTTACTCCTGAACCAACCTCTAAAACTTCTCCTGCCACATCAGTACCTGTTGCAAAAACAGAATTCCTTATCAAAAAAATCAAGGGGCAAAGATCATTTTAAAGCTCCACAAGATGAAAAACACAGAACCATTCAAGCATGGCCATACACACACAAGAACGAAGATATTGATATATAAGATCCCacgaatattaaaatttatgaatgtTGATGTCTCAGCCaacaaatacaataaaaaaagaataaatcgGTCTCTTGATCAATTTCCCCAAGGGAACAGATTCTGGGCCAGCTTTTTTTGGGCGAGTTGACTAGGTAAAAGAATGGTCATTCAAGTTATTGATTCACGTATTATacaaaatattttgataatatcTTATCATTACCATCAATCGATAAGACAATTGGATCatgtgatatatatatatttgtttttttttaaaaaaaactcgtAATTAATTGACAAATTAAGGTATATTCCAACCACTTGTAGCCAACTATTAATCAGGAATGAGCAGCTAATGCTTATACTATCGCCTTGTTTGGTTCAACCCAAGCTGAACCAAAcaacccccccaaaaaaaaatctGCTTgataatagaaaatattatcagaacctaaaaaaatataaccaaataaaaataataacttacAGGGAACGTGAGGGAATTTACGAGGCAAAAGAGGCCGCAACACGCCCTCTTGAATTTTCCAATCAATTGGATTTAGAGTAGTTGCTTCCAACTTAAGCAAAACCTCATCTTTCTCTGGAGTAGGGACTGGAACTTCAACATGCTGCAACAACCAAAAAGCATCTGCCCTACTAAATCATAAATTCTCTGTTTAATTTAGCCAAGGCATATATAAGCATTTGAATACTCCTATATGCAATTCAAGCtaaacaattgaaaaaaaaatcatagaaatGTATAAACCAACAAAATTCACAAATATATTACCAAATGAAAAAACCCTAACTAATAATTTCCCTCCAAAAGATACAGGTAAAGatgagtaaaaaaaaaaaaaagattgacCTTCAAACCAGCAGCTCCTCCACCATAACTATCGTATTGAACGGCGTGCATTAGCTTCCCCGCCATATCTAGAAGGAATGAAGCCTTTTGGAGAGAGATAGAGAACGGTGAATCAGAAGGAAGTGCGTCAGTGCTCCGCAGTCCGGCTAAGGTAGTaatagttcttttttttttgcattagCTTCCCCCGCAAGGTAGTAATAGTTGGACCCAATAAAATGACTAAAATGTGCTTCATCTGTTTTTTCCCAGAACAAAGTTGTGTTTGTTTTGGCAAAAACAAaagg
This genomic interval from Manihot esculenta cultivar AM560-2 chromosome 12, M.esculenta_v8, whole genome shotgun sequence contains the following:
- the LOC110628413 gene encoding chloroplast envelope quinone oxidoreductase homolog isoform X2 yields the protein MAGKLMHAVQYDSYGGGAAGLKHVEVPVPTPEKDEVLLKLEATTLNPIDWKIQEGVLRPLLPRKFPHVPCTDVAGEVLETGGGLAEFAVAKESLTVARPPEVSAAEASGLLVAGLTAHEALTKTAGIKLDGSGEHADILITAASGGVGHYAVQLAKLGNAHVTATCGARNMEFVKSLGADEVLDYKTPEGAALKSPSGRKYDAVIHCTSGIPWSTFEPNLSENGKVIDITPGVNTMITCAVKKVTCAKKQLVPLILTAKAENLDYLVKQVKAGKLKTVIDSKHPLSEAEYAWAKSIGGHATGKVIVEP
- the LOC110628413 gene encoding chloroplast envelope quinone oxidoreductase homolog isoform X1: MAGKLMHAVQYDSYGGGAAGLKHVEVPVPTPEKDEVLLKLEATTLNPIDWKIQEGVLRPLLPRKFPHVPCTDVAGEVLEVGSGVKNFRTGDKVVAMLSHATGGGLAEFAVAKESLTVARPPEVSAAEASGLLVAGLTAHEALTKTAGIKLDGSGEHADILITAASGGVGHYAVQLAKLGNAHVTATCGARNMEFVKSLGADEVLDYKTPEGAALKSPSGRKYDAVIHCTSGIPWSTFEPNLSENGKVIDITPGVNTMITCAVKKVTCAKKQLVPLILTAKAENLDYLVKQVKAGKLKTVIDSKHPLSEAEYAWAKSIGGHATGKVIVEP